In Zingiber officinale cultivar Zhangliang chromosome 1A, Zo_v1.1, whole genome shotgun sequence, the DNA window tcgtcccagaaagCCTATTTTTTGTAGTGGATTGAAAGTCCACTGTCGCGCCGAGTGGGAAAGCTGCTCGGCTGAAAGTCCTCTGCCTGTGTTGTCCACcgtcgggccgagcgggatagccactcGACTCGATTTTTACACGTCCTTTGAGTGTCGGTCTGATTATTCCCTGTGCCTAAGATGATGGGTCGGTGCTCAACCCCCGATCGGCGTATAACTCACTCGATCGACCACCTGGTCATCCATCTGttgatcatcttgactttgacctccacgcgaCAACAGGATGAGACCCCACCTAATCACCGCATCAAAATCCAAttcaacaaaaatgataattaaatattatagaaactatttttattaaattaaatttattttttctacctCTATCAGCTTCATTCTATTttataaatcattttttttttttgctaataaGTATCTGTTGAAGTTGGAAAGATTGTTGAACAACATGAAATGCAGTGCTCAGCTATTATAAGATTGTTGAACAACATGAAATGGAGTGCTCAGCTATTATAAGATTGTTGAGGTTGGTAAGCTCGAAACAAGAAGAGATAGCGTTGGTTGAATTGCAAATGCATGCTTTGATTCTTTAATTGAATTCCCCAGGGCCGTCAACTGAGGGGTCGTAATGCAGGCCGATGGCTGACAGCAGCGGAGTCCCGCGCGACTTGGTGATCCGAATCTTCACCCGCGCCGCCGTCACCGACGTCGTGAGCCGGTGGAGACGCTTGTGCCCCACCGTCATCCCTTGGGCCACCAGCACGCCGTCGGCGTACACCTCGTGCTCCATGATCCTCTGTCCCAACGCGATCGCTTCCTGGATCCTCACCACGTTGAAGCTCGCTTTGGCCGCCGGCAGCGCGAGCTCTATCCAGTGCGCGCCCTGCTGTTCGCTTCCGTCGGCAGCCCAGAAGGTCTGATCGTCGGAGTCGAGCACGTTGGCGGCTGCGAAGCCGCCGCCCGGACCGCCCCACTCGCTGCTGGCCGTCGCCGCGCTTCCCGTCGCGAGGTCGTTTGAGAAAATGCGAGTGATCGCCGCGCGGAAGTCCTTCAGCCGCTGCGTGTCGTCGCCGGAGACAAGTCCGGTGGTGTTTGGGGGTACGTTGAGCAGCAGAACGCAGTTACGCCCCACGGAATTGTAGTAGATTTCCAAGAGCTGGCTCACCGATTTGGCCGTCTCGTTCTTGTGCCAGAACCACCCTGGCCGGATCGACACGTCACACTCTGCCGGCACCCAGTCCGCGCCTTGCGGATCGCCGGTCTTCAAGTAGCTGCTTCCGGCGATTTAAGTGAGCCAATATCGACAATAAGCCCGAATAGGAAACAAAACTTGATACGATCGATCGTCTTCACCTTAGGAGACTCGCATCTCCGATCCTGAGCAAGCTACGATTGATGGTGGACCAGCAGGGGTCTCCGGCGCTTCCCGACTCGTCTCCGACCCAGCGTAGGTCGGGCCCTGCGTTGGAGAAGATATTGATGGAGCTCTGCAGCTGCTTCACCATCTGGAACCAGTCCTGGAAGTGGTAGTTCATCTCAGTCGCGCCTTCCCCCTTCGCGCCATCGAACCATATCTCCGAAATGCTCCCGTACCTGCAACCCCCAAATCTACCATTTAATTAATACTGATTATATTTGCATTTATTTGAATTCTCACGGCGATTCTGACTTGGTGAGCAATTCATGGAGCTGGGCCATGTAAAACTCGTTGTACTCCTTTTCCCGGCCGTAGGTCTTCTCGTGGCGATCCCACGGCGAGAGGTACAGCCCGACGTCGATCCCTCGAGACCTGGCAGCGTTGGCGAATTCCCCGACGACGTCTCCCTTGCCTCCCTTCCACGGGCTCTTCGCCACCGAGTGATCAGTGTACTGCGACGGCCACAGACAGAACCCATCGTGGTGCTTCGCGGTGAGTATGACCAGTGAGGCGCCGGCAGCCTCGGCGGCGTCCATCCACTGGTTGGCATTCAAACCGGTCGGGTTGAAGAGCGAGGGGCTCTCGGCGCCTGTGCCCCACTCGGCGTCGGTGAAGGTGTTCATGCCGAAGTGGAAGAACATGATGACCTCCCGACGTTGCCAATGGAGCTGCGACGCCGACGGGACGGGCAGCACCGGCGGCGGAGGCGTTGCGGAGTTGGAGAGGCTGAGATGGCACAGGTGAAGGAAGGCCATGATCCAAAACCACGCGCTGCGCCTCACCATGGCCTCTGCTTCACTATTTCGGCGTAGGAACGACTTGGATGGATGGCAAGACGAGAGCAAATTTATAGaacagaaaataataataataataataataataataataataataataattactttctttatttacttatttataaaatatatgcAGCTAAGATATAtagaaaatatagaaataaatataatGATAATAACTATGGTATATGATTATAATTGTAATTACAGCGGTAGATACGATAAATCTTTATCGATTAGAATCCATTTATGATCATTATTATTTTTGTCATTATtcatatttttaaactttgaatcCAATTCTAATAtagaatatattttatataaaatctcAAACGTAAATACTAACATTTCCAACTATTCAAATTGATTCGATTTGTAATAGTTGGAAGATACCATTTACGTAATTGATATGGTGAGTAAACGAGGGGCCCTATAATATTAGAAAGATAATGGTTAAGAGAATTGGATAGTCAATGATCAAAAGGACATGATAGTCAACAGTCAAGGGAAGATAATGGTTAGACCTCTTCGTTTCACCATCCGTATAACTCCCGGGCAATCACAAACAAGTCAGATACTCAGGTCTAGGCCCTGGGACGGGGTTctaactgttggtgcaagttgcaccagaatcaaatctaagttttgatgttgtcaaaggttcaagttaagttttgttatgatctaacaagttgactaagtgtgcaggatgtttactcaaccgtgAAAGATCtaattggaggctaggcaggagaaatcttaacagattgtggaacccaggtgcaagtccaagtaggtcgaggggacccgaagctTAGCAATGTGatcaagaggtctggaggaccgaaaatcaagagaaaagtcctggggagctgatcaaggctgagtgaaaagtccaaactagatctggaggatcaaagtttggtaggtaggttgaggtaaacaaactggaggagcgacagtgaggtcgtgtttccGAAGGGAACAAcgtaaggtcgctgatccaactgaagaaaccgggaaagtttcaaagttgagatcaagacagttctgctgtctttcatattactcctgcattataatattattgttctaacatctgttttgcaggagaattttacttaacactgttttgtaggtacaactgaatcggtcgaccgaatcactgtatcgatcgaccgaacaaggcaaaATCACTGCAGTATTCAGACCAGACCAGAACAGAGTCCAAGTCCGATCAaatactgatcggtcgaccgaaccttatgATCGATCGGCCGAACCCAGACTCAGCACAGACAGCAACAATCAGAGCAGAAGGAAAGCAcattaatcggtcgaccgaaccaatcagcaTTAAAGTTGCATTAACTGTTGATCTCGGCAAATCACGACGAACAAGGAAGGAagctgttcgatcgaccgaaaaaagagttcggtcaaccgaaccattaaagaccagttaatgcagaatatcaAGCCAGCATCagacttcagccaggaaggaagggagcgtgttcagtcgaccgaacaggaggatcggtcgaccgaacgtccagtatacctataaaaggaggctcgaaGTCTAAGGCTAAATAACACTACTGATAATCTAAAAGCTCTTCTCTGCAAACGGATCATGCTACAAGTCATCATCAGTTGTGCAAGATACTTCGTCCGGAAATACCGACCGCGCTTCAACCTTCAATTAGTACTGTCGGTATACTTTACTCGTATTGTAtttaaatacaaataagatagtaGGGCTGTTACTATCTTTTATttttgtatctgtacgatctgcttctttccgaaggatttcggaaagaagagttatagtgattgtccatcggtgcggtcaaggaccgcgggccttctagtaggagtcgagctaggctccgaacgaagtaaacgaattcatcttttttttattttccgctgcacaattctgattttaaagttaaagaagagttttaaaagagcacgatattcacccccccctctatcgctcgcatccgatctatcaattggtatcagagcctcgttagctctgaaagttcttaaccgattttcaaagcacTTTTTAAAACTGTTCTCTTTTCTTGTAGAATAATTCTTTTCtcatttctatttttcaagcactactaatcccaagacaaaagttttggaaatatttttccttttattttttttcttgcaaagatgtcgaactcgtatcaagaaggttacagtacggtccaacctccactattcaaaggagagaatttcagttattggaagaatagaatggagtgttatttgaagtccgacatcgagctctggttcacaatcttgaaaggcTACACTCTTCCAACGAAAGACAGAACAAcattagaaccagaagaatgtactccccaaatgatcaaaaaggcacaactgaactacaaggcgatTAACACCATTCGGTGTgagctcacaatggaggagttgaacagAGTAGgcccctacgacaacgccaaagaactgtgggactcgctagtcaaactacacgaagggaccgatGAGTccaaggtaaacaaacgagatttacttttaaataatttatttaatataaaaatgtttcctggagagacgacCTCACAACTACACGCTTGACTGAAGGACATCCTAAACGGCCTCCACCTGATCGGGCATAATCTTGAAAACCgcgacacgataaggtacgctctgaattcttttccgaggaatgctttgtgggcatcaattgtagatgcgtacaaagtttctaaggacatTTCAAtacttaagttagatgaattattttgcgagttggaattacatgaacaatctaacataagccatgttgagaaaggagttgctttgtatgcaggtccaagcaaggaaacaaaatcaaaaaccaagattgagtctgaaagcgagtcagactccGACTCAATTAATGAAGAAGAGTTAGTCAACATGGTTCGGAGACTTCTGACGAAAAAGAAGTTCAGAAGAAATGTCAAGAAGACACTGCTCAATCagacccaaaacaaatcagaagtgatttgttacggatgcaacaaaaaggacaTTTCAAAATCGATTGCCCAAATCGGAAGGAAGAAAAGTCTAAATCGACtagacgaaagaaggctcttcaagcgacatgggacgagactTCTTCCGACGAGTCCGACGTGGAGCAAACAAAGCATTCGacccatcttgcatttatggcaagaaacgaaaaCTCCGACTACGAGTCCGAGAACAACATCAAATTCGAGGAAGGTCGCCAATCCGaaaatccaaatatggtaacgatttattccaagtctaatttacttaaagtaattaaatgcttatttaaaaaattgttaaaatattaaaaacaaaataatttgctacttaaggaaatagaccaccttaaacaacaagttaacttgagtaattcgactaaccaagttcaagtcggaacctcaactcaagttgaaaaacttgaggaagagaattccaacttaaagggtcaagtcgagcgactcaagaaaatgttgaaaAGGTTCGAATTGGGattcaagtgtctaaatatggtacttgggtcgcaacgagccgtgtacaataaATCAGGACTTGGCTACAACTCTAAACAAgcaaacaaatcatatttatctttaattagtcaaaaagttagaagtcaagtccaagcatgggtctaaacaaaacatttaatcaaaccaattaaaccaaacctttacttggtccctaagagtcaaatcctttacttagatagaccttatctaagctatgactcagggggagcaactaggaaaacaatacaaccaacttgattaaccaaactcaacacttagaattagatttattttctgcttagaatggttagatgaaaaaggtttaccaaaccctacaacatagtatcggaatggattgggatgataatacgttaagaaaactttgtcgaaggcatgtctaggctgaatatggaattctacctggtgcactagacttaatggatctgactgaagctacctcagtcaaacatgggctagttagaccaaaatttagtattaagttttttgggcgggaacaatttggaaagtcttcagcaagtggtccaccgttgatacacaagaaggtcataagcCTCGCCACTGAATTGAAAGTTTATCCTTATGAAgcatgcttgattaacccaaaactaagtttgaatttaacatgagttcaataactttttcaaacctaattaaatttcaaacttaattaaaaacctaattaaatttcaaacttacttaaaacttaattattttaaaacttaatttaaaattattttaacttaaaacttaattattttaaaactcaaaattattttaaacttacttaaaaattattttaaaacttaattaaaacatattaaaaattgttttaaaacttaattaaaaattattaaaaactattttaaaacttattaaaaactattttaaaaattattttaacttaaaacttaattattttaaaactcaaaattattttaaacttacttaaaaattgttttaaaacttaatttaaaattattaaaaactattttaaaacttattaaaaactattttaaaacctaattaaaaattattttaaaacttaaaacttaattcaaagttattttaacttaaaacttaattattttaaaactcaaaattattttaaacttacttgaaaattattttaaacttaattaaaaattattaaaaataacttaattaaaaattattttaaacttaattaaaaattattttaaaacttaatttaaaaattattttaacttaaaacttaattattttaaaactcaaaattattgaaacttaatctttttaaaagttaattaaaaattattttaaacttaattaaaaattattttaaaacttaattaaaaattttttaaactgATCCGGCGATAAGTACGGGGGacccctttgaggggagtcaatgacacgtagaggtcaaaaggcAAAAGGGTCAACCTGAGGGCCAGCCAATCGGGGAAGGGTCGagtcaaccggccgaacgggtccgagcagaatcaaagacaacccgatggggagtcgggtttccgacgctcatggtgaacagggtcgccgggctgagcgggtagcccgctcagcCGAGGCGTAAACcatcaatgctgtgaaggaacaatCTCAATcgagcacgcgatggagtgaaatcttcccggtcggaccgatacctatgcCTGGTCGGACCGATgcttgccgagcggatggacgctcggctcggggaaaaaagagacaaggacaaggggacatgggggaacatcttctgacaacaggcatgttcaacgaccaagccatacgcagaatcttatGACAGAAGGTTCtgtcgtcccatcagagaggtgctcagactgtagcagtatggtgtcaggcatgctcctctagcaagcccatactaaggtatggtaaaggacacgtgtacgcctcggtaggtgtgcataagcctcctcatagctctatataagagcccgcagacttcgtcggaggtacgcgatctctcatctttggagccacttcatcgttttcctcttgcctgacttgagcgtcggagggtcgtcgccgggaaccccttcctggctcgacttccttgcaggttcgccggagattcgttcaGCTGGTATGAGATATAGGAGAGCGTCACGTCcctagcgtccgtcgactcagcgttcggacaggatcaaattggcgccgtctgtgggaacgcacctgcatccgagcggaagagatggacgaagctggacgacctcacaccgtgatgctctcccaggaggagctcgacgctctaatcgaggcaagagcagctaagctcgtgcagcaacagaaacagaaggcgcaagccgagcaactggagcaacaagcgacgttagcgtcaggaggccgagcggcagcAGAGTTTCGACCGGAAAACATCTCAGCATGGGGCTGAGATAAGGATCCGATCGGCATCCAAGGAAAAGCACCGCCTGCCCCGATTCCATTTCATCGTGcactattccgtacgcctcctgaagttgCACCAGCTAACCTTGAttgaggatcttcatccgacgaggcgcccaggcgagacaacagaaaaggcaaggctccccgaacggatgCCTCCCCTGAGTGGATCAACTGgcagttttcagaggccatcctgcgggaccctctgccaaaccATTATGTGCCctcggcgatcggggaatacaacggaaccaccgacccggaagACCATCTAGGTAaattcgacaacacagctacactacatcaatacacagatggggtgaaatgccgggtgttccttaccacgctctcgggatcggcgcaacgatggttccgaagactgccggacggatccatcaccagctttaaagagttccacatcgcttttctccatcattttgcgagcagtcggcgttaccagaagaccagtgttagtctatttgccatcaagcaagagcccaaggagccgctccgagcttatatccaacgattcaacctggtggccatggatattccaacggccacctcagaaacaatgatgaatgcgttcacgcaaggtctcgtggacggtgacttcttccgttcacttattcgaaagccgccccgagactatgatcatatgttacaccgagccaatgagtacattaatatggaggaagcccaggcgacccgaagaaaagaagctccaactgaACGGCTAGCCCCTGCCCAGCGGAAGCCGCTCACTGGccaccagccgcccagaggaccgcgagccgaagcaGTCCACCCTCACCACGCAAGGTCCCACGCTATCCAAGATGTAGCCGCCGAGtggcccaaaccaaaaaagaaggcgacagcgacaccatgaagccgatcggcggatatccagaaagtctcccgagcggtatcatcctcaggggcacgaggacaatccccgggtatcTAAGGAGTGGCCTAGGCCGTCcacacgggaggaagaaaatagaagcaacacgtcccggggcgaaatcaacatcatctgtGGCagaccgaccggaggtgactccaacagagcgaggaaggcgagtgtcagacaacaaaagatccatgcggtcggctgcagtcaagaacgggcgagcgggcccgaaatcagcttcgggcccagggaccttgagggagtcgaagtgccacatgaagacgccctcatcatcaaagcggtaatagctaactatactattcaccgcattttcatcgatacaggcagctcggtcaacattatatttaaaaaggctttcgaccaactgcaaattgatcgagctgagttgctgcccatgacaaccccctctacgggtttacgggcaatgaagttctaccggtcggacaggtccgactggctattttgttgggagaagagccgctcagaaggacatgGACTGCCAACtttg includes these proteins:
- the LOC122011119 gene encoding alpha-L-fucosidase 1-like, with amino-acid sequence MVRRSAWFWIMAFLHLCHLSLSNSATPPPPVLPVPSASQLHWQRREVIMFFHFGMNTFTDAEWGTGAESPSLFNPTGLNANQWMDAAEAAGASLVILTAKHHDGFCLWPSQYTDHSVAKSPWKGGKGDVVGEFANAARSRGIDVGLYLSPWDRHEKTYGREKEYNEFYMAQLHELLTKYGSISEIWFDGAKGEGATEMNYHFQDWFQMVKQLQSSINIFSNAGPDLRWVGDESGSAGDPCWSTINRSLLRIGDASLLSYLKTGDPQGADWVPAECDVSIRPGWFWHKNETAKSVSQLLEIYYNSVGRNCVLLLNVPPNTTGLVSGDDTQRLKDFRAAITRIFSNDLATGSAATASSEWGGPGGGFAAANVLDSDDQTFWAADGSEQQGAHWIELALPAAKASFNVVRIQEAIALGQRIMEHEVYADGVLVAQGMTVGHKRLHRLTTSVTAARVKIRITKSRGTPLLSAIGLHYDPSVDGPGEFN